In Blastopirellula sediminis, the following proteins share a genomic window:
- a CDS encoding Mrp/NBP35 family ATP-binding protein, which produces MSDSQPQVADVIRALEKLTDPLSGRPVTKTDQVKEIDLRDGALTFTLELTTHSAPLWEETKQKAIDLLKAELPSLKEIQVNLAEYKSKIEAIGQVGLTVRSVIAVGSGKGGVGKSTVATSLAFALKDAGAKVGLLDADVYGPSVPHLLGLSGRPELIAEKKIAPMERDGVKVMSMGFLVEPDRAVIWRGPMLHGAITQFLRDTAWGELDYLIIDMPPGTGDIALTLSQLLPLTGAVVVCTPQDVALLDAVKAIAMFNTVKIPVLGVVENMSGFICPDTGKEWDIFGKGGAKKKAEEMNVPFLGDVPITISIREKGDQGAAPQVVKDELTAPHFQKICQNLVRGLAETAAANPPMPTLTVL; this is translated from the coding sequence ATGTCCGATTCGCAACCGCAAGTCGCCGACGTCATTCGCGCGTTGGAGAAGTTGACCGATCCGCTCTCGGGTCGCCCCGTCACCAAGACCGACCAAGTCAAAGAGATTGATCTGCGCGACGGCGCGTTGACCTTCACGCTCGAACTGACGACCCACTCGGCGCCGTTGTGGGAAGAGACGAAACAAAAGGCGATCGACTTGCTGAAGGCCGAGTTGCCGAGCCTGAAAGAGATCCAAGTCAATCTCGCCGAGTACAAGAGCAAGATTGAAGCGATCGGCCAGGTTGGTTTGACCGTACGCAGCGTGATCGCCGTTGGGTCAGGGAAGGGGGGCGTCGGCAAGAGCACCGTCGCGACGAGTCTCGCGTTCGCGCTGAAAGACGCCGGCGCAAAGGTTGGTTTGCTCGACGCCGACGTCTATGGTCCCAGCGTCCCTCACTTGCTCGGTTTGTCGGGACGTCCGGAACTGATCGCCGAGAAGAAGATCGCGCCGATGGAGCGTGACGGCGTCAAAGTGATGTCGATGGGCTTCCTGGTCGAACCCGATCGCGCCGTCATTTGGCGCGGTCCGATGTTGCATGGCGCGATCACGCAGTTCTTGCGCGATACCGCATGGGGCGAACTCGATTATTTGATCATCGACATGCCTCCCGGTACCGGCGACATCGCGCTGACCCTCAGTCAACTGCTGCCGCTGACCGGGGCGGTCGTCGTCTGCACGCCGCAAGATGTGGCGCTCTTGGATGCGGTCAAAGCGATCGCGATGTTCAACACGGTGAAGATCCCGGTCTTGGGAGTCGTCGAGAACATGAGCGGCTTCATCTGCCCTGACACCGGCAAAGAGTGGGACATCTTTGGCAAAGGGGGGGCGAAGAAGAAAGCGGAAGAGATGAACGTCCCCTTCCTGGGAGACGTGCCGATTACGATCTCGATCCGCGAGAAGGGAGATCAAGGCGCCGCGCCGCAGGTGGTGAAGGACGAATTGACAGCGCCCCACTTTCAGAAGATCTGCCAAAACCTGGTGCGGGGCCTGGCCGAAACCGCCGCCGCGAACCCGCCGATGCCGACGTTGACCGTTTTGTAA
- a CDS encoding helix-turn-helix domain-containing protein, with the protein MNDHAYPVYAIDQNQQLAYINDACRAALGEEADELLGMKCRYHAAGQLPPRDQLAADLAPPPDVFAGGRAEVPLTLPAGEGQSGQYSVQFSPLQYEGGAFGALAICYPRAGAGEGSQADRRHDQLRIWRRSWRQRFSTSRLVGESAAIRRVRRQIALSSTSRLPVVIFGPVGSGREHTARTVCYARHGEGSGPVISIRSELMDAEMIQSTVRSFVRRCEEADDASNASLILLDADQLPGDAQSELFHLLRLIDMDLRIVSTARHSLLERAEHGKFREDLAYQLSTIEISLPPLCDRPEDIPLLSQALIEQLNLEGARQLRGLTEAAADALLDYDWPGNIDELAAVIAEAAAATSSVWIDADQLPKKIRHALEAKRFAAKPAEPIELDAFLAQVEEELIRRALEQTKGNKSKAAELLGVSRARLHRRLESTDSAEPTDD; encoded by the coding sequence TTGAACGATCATGCGTATCCAGTCTACGCGATCGATCAAAACCAGCAGTTGGCCTACATCAACGACGCGTGTCGCGCTGCGCTTGGGGAAGAGGCGGACGAATTGCTCGGCATGAAATGTCGCTATCACGCGGCGGGGCAGTTGCCTCCTCGCGACCAGTTGGCGGCCGATCTGGCGCCGCCCCCGGACGTTTTTGCGGGGGGGCGAGCCGAAGTTCCGCTGACGTTGCCGGCCGGCGAAGGGCAAAGCGGCCAGTACAGCGTTCAATTTTCGCCGCTCCAATATGAGGGGGGCGCGTTTGGCGCCCTCGCGATTTGCTATCCGCGAGCCGGGGCAGGGGAGGGGAGTCAGGCCGATCGCCGCCATGATCAGTTGCGCATTTGGCGAAGGAGTTGGCGACAGCGATTCTCGACCAGTCGTCTTGTGGGGGAGAGCGCGGCGATCCGGCGCGTTCGTCGTCAAATCGCCTTGTCCTCGACCTCGCGGTTACCGGTGGTGATCTTCGGGCCGGTCGGCAGCGGGCGTGAGCATACGGCGCGGACCGTTTGTTACGCGCGACATGGCGAAGGAAGCGGGCCGGTGATTTCGATCCGCAGCGAGTTGATGGACGCCGAAATGATTCAAAGCACGGTCCGTTCCTTCGTGCGGCGGTGCGAAGAGGCGGATGACGCTTCGAACGCGTCGTTGATTCTGCTCGACGCCGATCAGTTGCCCGGCGACGCGCAGTCGGAGTTGTTCCATCTGCTCCGTTTGATCGACATGGATTTGCGAATCGTCTCGACCGCGCGGCATTCGTTGTTGGAGCGGGCCGAGCATGGAAAGTTTCGTGAAGACCTCGCCTATCAACTCTCCACGATTGAAATCTCGCTTCCCCCCCTTTGCGATCGACCGGAGGATATCCCGCTGTTGTCGCAGGCGCTGATTGAGCAGCTCAATCTGGAAGGGGCCAGGCAATTGCGCGGGCTGACTGAAGCGGCGGCCGACGCGCTACTCGATTATGACTGGCCTGGCAACATTGATGAGCTGGCCGCCGTGATCGCCGAAGCGGCGGCCGCGACTAGCTCGGTCTGGATCGACGCCGATCAATTGCCGAAAAAAATCCGACATGCGCTCGAAGCGAAGCGTTTTGCCGCAAAGCCGGCCGAGCCGATCGAGTTGGATGCGTTTCTGGCTCAGGTCGAAGAAGAGCTGATCCGCCGCGCCTTAGAGCAGACCAAAGGGAACAAATCGAAGGCGGCTGAGCTGCTGGGGGTCTCCCGAGCACGACTTCATCGCCGACTGGAATCGACCGATTCCGCAGAACCGACCGATGACTGA
- a CDS encoding DUF973 family protein, translating to MSRLVMEILKFACKSCNAQLQASASAAGDSFTCPHCEHAMRVPQPDAVGVIRSGGRDKEATEAVVCPLCNTRVTVQATDLGKRVMCPDCETAFVAKLSAKKLPPKPKTDLADDDGYSLKDSVHDDTAAKEMAARYFQEAERRSKEERERHNLSDKPYQKMAEDRALAAHDDEPHPEKKRESLTPEDYDPRSTRVRYPISLSAEAIATDFKFFADVQFLSRWIVTSLGMAVVQYMAINAVIMGSGAKVGVSGFGAYFNSFVLSALTVVVGAIVMVFLASAFMNISTSIASGVANLEWPETPAFERIMETIFFVIALMLAILPAGLVSALVSPYLGVPVGGLSFLLFPYFYLSLLDSGTPLIPFSASILAAVGRKLHKWILFYIVTGAVLAVILVLGGIAYYFSGEEYEYVKYIVLPAGVLTTGYLLFYAIWLGKLGWECSQDVGETPEKPGVV from the coding sequence ATGTCGAGACTAGTTATGGAAATCCTGAAATTCGCCTGTAAATCCTGCAATGCACAACTGCAAGCGTCCGCATCGGCCGCGGGGGATTCGTTTACATGTCCCCACTGCGAACATGCGATGCGCGTTCCGCAGCCCGACGCGGTCGGCGTGATTCGATCGGGCGGACGCGATAAAGAAGCGACCGAAGCGGTCGTCTGCCCTCTCTGCAACACGCGCGTCACCGTTCAAGCGACCGACTTGGGCAAGCGGGTGATGTGTCCCGATTGCGAAACGGCGTTCGTCGCCAAGTTGTCGGCCAAAAAGTTGCCGCCTAAACCGAAGACGGACTTGGCGGACGACGACGGCTACTCGCTGAAGGATTCGGTTCACGACGATACGGCGGCCAAAGAGATGGCGGCTCGCTACTTTCAAGAGGCGGAACGCCGATCGAAAGAAGAACGCGAGCGACATAATCTGTCGGACAAACCGTATCAGAAAATGGCCGAAGATCGCGCACTTGCCGCGCATGACGACGAGCCGCATCCCGAAAAGAAACGAGAGAGTTTGACGCCGGAGGATTACGATCCGCGGTCGACGCGCGTCCGTTACCCGATTTCCCTCTCTGCGGAAGCGATTGCGACCGACTTCAAATTTTTCGCCGACGTGCAATTTCTGTCGCGGTGGATCGTCACGTCGCTTGGGATGGCGGTCGTGCAGTACATGGCGATCAATGCGGTCATCATGGGCTCCGGCGCGAAAGTGGGAGTCAGCGGCTTTGGAGCTTACTTCAATAGCTTCGTGTTGTCGGCGCTGACGGTCGTCGTCGGCGCGATCGTGATGGTTTTTCTCGCTTCGGCGTTTATGAATATCTCGACGTCGATCGCCAGCGGCGTAGCGAATTTGGAATGGCCAGAGACGCCGGCGTTCGAGCGGATCATGGAAACGATCTTCTTTGTCATCGCGCTGATGCTGGCGATCCTGCCGGCCGGTCTGGTCAGTGCGCTGGTCAGTCCCTATCTGGGCGTTCCGGTGGGGGGGCTTAGCTTCTTGCTGTTTCCTTATTTCTATCTCTCGCTGCTCGATTCCGGGACGCCGCTGATCCCATTCAGTGCGTCGATTTTGGCGGCGGTCGGACGCAAACTTCACAAATGGATTTTGTTCTACATCGTGACCGGCGCCGTCCTGGCGGTCATCCTGGTTCTGGGTGGAATCGCCTATTATTTTTCCGGCGAAGAGTATGAATACGTGAAATATATCGTCCTGCCGGCCGGGGTTTTGACGACCGGGTACCTCCTGTTTTACGCCATTTGGCTCGGAAAACTGGGGTGGGAATGCTCGCAGGACGTTGGTGAAACGCCCGAGAAGCCAGGCGTCGTCTGA
- a CDS encoding MBL fold metallo-hydrolase yields the protein MLPRREIFPNVIEMNFQAGHLLGCNVYLIFDENQWILIDIGYEDVVDEIIELVRQLDFPLSHCKTLIATHADVDHIQGLAKAKQTLSTTVTSHPLAVEPLQQGDTLITFAEIAAQNIHLEMPPVQIEHQVNDGDVITVGKLKLEVWHTPGHTDSQLSFRMGDLLFSGDNIYRDGCVGAIDAHHGSDIPAFIESLKRIRESDVKWLLPSHGPIFKKDNALLDKTIARLEMYQHMADFGTCAVDWPLMDEWEDEIIEGKGPQ from the coding sequence ATGCTGCCGCGGCGCGAGATTTTTCCAAATGTCATTGAGATGAACTTTCAGGCAGGCCACCTCTTGGGCTGCAACGTTTATCTCATCTTCGACGAGAATCAGTGGATCTTGATCGACATCGGCTACGAGGATGTCGTGGATGAGATCATTGAGCTCGTCCGCCAGCTTGATTTTCCGCTATCGCATTGCAAGACGCTGATCGCAACCCACGCCGACGTCGATCACATTCAGGGTCTGGCCAAAGCGAAGCAGACCCTCAGCACGACCGTCACGTCTCATCCGCTGGCGGTCGAACCGCTGCAGCAAGGGGACACGCTGATCACCTTCGCCGAAATCGCCGCACAGAACATCCACCTCGAGATGCCTCCGGTGCAGATCGAGCATCAGGTCAACGACGGCGACGTCATCACCGTCGGCAAGTTGAAGTTGGAAGTCTGGCACACGCCGGGTCATACCGACAGCCAGCTCAGTTTCCGGATGGGGGATTTGCTCTTCTCCGGCGACAACATCTATCGCGACGGATGCGTCGGCGCGATCGACGCGCATCACGGGAGCGACATCCCGGCCTTCATTGAATCGCTGAAGCGAATTCGCGAAAGCGACGTGAAGTGGCTTCTCCCCAGCCATGGTCCGATCTTCAAGAAGGATAATGCGCTGCTCGATAAGACGATCGCTCGTCTCGAGATGTATCAGCATATGGCCGATTTCGGCACTTGCGCCGTCGACTGGCCGCTGATGGATGAATGGGAAGACGAGATCATTGAAGGGAAGGGGCCTCAGTAA
- a CDS encoding calmodulin-binding protein codes for MLKRIVLGLIVATALLSATQSVEAQERAFGRVWGGTYGTYDWERFYHYPYVYYPQNFYGEEYYKSSDSLYYRYPAEMRIPVYNKGWQNYYPNDRLYHNGHHFELDVF; via the coding sequence ATGTTGAAGCGCATCGTCTTGGGACTTATTGTCGCGACAGCATTGCTATCGGCGACCCAATCGGTCGAAGCTCAAGAACGCGCCTTCGGTCGCGTCTGGGGCGGTACCTACGGCACGTATGACTGGGAACGTTTCTATCACTATCCCTACGTCTACTACCCGCAGAACTTCTACGGCGAAGAGTACTACAAGAGCAGCGACAGCCTCTACTATCGCTATCCGGCCGAAATGCGAATCCCGGTCTACAACAAGGGCTGGCAGAACTACTACCCGAACGATCGCTTGTACCACAACGGGCACCACTTCGAGCTCGACGTCTTTTAA
- the trpD gene encoding anthranilate phosphoribosyltransferase: MNDAIWEKLEAGQDLTLDEMSGAIDEIMHGAWPDEQIARLLTGINAKGPAVDELAGAAIAMRRNMAAIRTDRTDVIDTCGTGGDGSGTFNISTAAAIVTAAAGVPVAKHGNRSVTSKTGSADVLAQLGVNIEATVPQIERCLNEIGICFCFAPLAHQSMRHVSAVRKSLGVPTIFNLLGPLCNPAKAQYQLLGVGRPGMRDLMAAAVLKLGVRRAVLVTGEDGLDEVTLTGKTHATMAAGGELQKWDWSPTDFGLAVAGLESMQVSNPEESAAMIRRVLTKEKCPSRDIVVLNAAAAIWTAEKAASPNEAAAMAAEAIDSGAAQAKLEQLASLSHTA, from the coding sequence GTGAACGACGCCATCTGGGAAAAACTAGAAGCGGGCCAAGATCTGACGCTGGACGAAATGTCCGGGGCGATCGACGAGATCATGCATGGCGCCTGGCCGGATGAGCAGATCGCTCGGCTGCTGACCGGGATTAACGCCAAGGGACCGGCCGTCGACGAGTTGGCTGGCGCCGCGATCGCGATGCGGCGGAACATGGCGGCGATCCGCACCGACCGGACCGACGTGATCGACACCTGCGGCACCGGGGGCGATGGAAGCGGCACGTTCAATATCAGCACCGCCGCGGCCATTGTGACCGCTGCGGCCGGAGTTCCGGTCGCCAAGCACGGCAATCGGAGCGTCACCAGCAAGACGGGGAGCGCCGACGTCCTTGCGCAGCTGGGCGTGAACATCGAAGCGACCGTTCCTCAAATCGAACGTTGCTTGAACGAGATCGGCATCTGCTTTTGTTTCGCACCGCTGGCGCATCAGTCGATGCGACACGTCTCGGCCGTTCGCAAGAGCCTAGGCGTGCCGACGATATTCAATCTGCTGGGGCCGCTTTGTAATCCGGCCAAGGCGCAGTATCAGTTGCTCGGCGTTGGTCGCCCTGGCATGCGCGATTTGATGGCGGCTGCGGTTTTGAAGTTGGGCGTTCGTCGCGCGGTGCTCGTCACCGGCGAAGATGGTTTGGATGAAGTGACGCTGACCGGCAAGACGCATGCGACGATGGCGGCCGGCGGTGAGCTGCAGAAATGGGATTGGAGCCCGACTGATTTTGGCCTCGCGGTCGCGGGACTCGAATCGATGCAGGTGAGCAATCCCGAAGAAAGCGCCGCGATGATTCGTCGCGTTCTGACCAAAGAAAAATGCCCGTCGCGCGACATCGTCGTCTTGAACGCCGCCGCCGCAATTTGGACCGCCGAGAAAGCGGCCAGCCCCAACGAAGCGGCCGCGATGGCGGCGGAAGCGATCGACAGCGGCGCGGCGCAAGCGAAGTTGGAGCAGTTGGCGTCGTTATCGCACACGGCGTAA
- a CDS encoding DHH family phosphoesterase: MNIDWKKLADAIAPYQRFLLTSHVRPDCDALGSELAMAALLRQMGKEATIVNASETPPHLGFIDPTGEVRVLGRDVTAAALVGTFDALMVVDTGAWIQLAEMGEVLKAFAGPKFVLDHHVSEDDLGAQVFKDSTAEATGRLVYEAAQAWGLSLDPQTASQLFTAIATDTGWFRFSSVTSGTYRAIAGLVDADASPAAVYADLYERDRLARVLLRGRILSKVVVTDCGRLAYSTAVLEDFEATGSTTSDTEDAINMMLVIQGVQAAVLFIELPDGGVKASFRSRSSLDVSQVAGKFGGGGHKAAAGATISKSLKEAMSAVLPAMEKGLQ; this comes from the coding sequence ATGAACATCGACTGGAAAAAACTGGCCGACGCCATCGCGCCGTATCAGCGGTTCCTGCTGACCAGCCACGTTCGTCCTGACTGCGACGCGCTCGGCAGCGAACTCGCCATGGCCGCACTGCTGCGGCAGATGGGGAAAGAAGCGACGATCGTCAACGCTTCCGAAACCCCGCCGCATCTCGGCTTCATCGATCCAACCGGCGAGGTCCGGGTCCTCGGTCGCGACGTCACGGCCGCGGCGTTAGTCGGCACGTTCGACGCATTGATGGTGGTCGATACCGGCGCTTGGATTCAGTTGGCTGAGATGGGGGAAGTGCTGAAAGCGTTCGCTGGTCCGAAGTTCGTTCTCGATCATCATGTCAGCGAAGACGATCTCGGCGCCCAAGTCTTCAAAGACTCAACCGCCGAAGCGACCGGACGCTTGGTCTACGAAGCGGCTCAGGCGTGGGGACTTTCGCTCGATCCGCAAACCGCTTCGCAGTTGTTCACGGCGATCGCCACCGATACCGGCTGGTTTCGCTTTAGCTCGGTTACCAGCGGAACCTATCGCGCCATCGCCGGGCTGGTCGATGCAGACGCTTCGCCGGCGGCCGTTTACGCCGACTTGTACGAACGAGACCGGTTGGCTCGCGTGTTGTTGCGGGGGCGAATCTTGTCGAAGGTAGTCGTCACCGATTGCGGTCGACTCGCCTATAGCACCGCCGTGCTGGAAGACTTTGAAGCGACTGGTTCAACCACGAGCGATACCGAAGATGCGATCAACATGATGCTCGTCATCCAAGGGGTGCAAGCGGCGGTTCTCTTTATCGAATTACCTGACGGCGGCGTGAAAGCCAGCTTCCGTAGCCGATCTTCGCTCGACGTCTCGCAAGTTGCCGGCAAGTTTGGGGGCGGCGGTCACAAAGCGGCGGCCGGCGCTACCATCTCGAAGTCGCTGAAAGAAGCGATGTCCGCGGTTCTGCCAGCGATGGAAAAAGGATTGCAGTAG
- a CDS encoding M20 family metallopeptidase yields the protein MASDVVSLLQELVRIPSVNPMGRDVAGEIYFEARLTSFLQQYVADWGFFCERQHVSPQRENLLIATVDLAKLPPDRPILMLEAHQDTVPVDGMSIDPFAGEIKNGRIYGRGSCDIKGGMAAMLMAISKFRDLPAEKRPAVVLALAVNEEHGFSGAKRITRCWSEGESKLLTRPPAAVLVSEPTLLDVVVSHKGVARWKCHAQGVAAHSSNPKIGANAIYRMSRIVTALEKHAENLPGTVAPLIGGPTLSVGIISGGVSVNTVPDHCVIEIDRRLAPGDNPLEAQQAAIDFVAKELGNPDWIQHNPPFIISPGLAPSHNQELASSLLETLAKCGVSAKTIGVPYGTDGAILSQGDVPTVVCGPGDIAQAHTHDEWLAIDQLEKSVEVYEAYCRKF from the coding sequence ATGGCGTCTGACGTCGTCTCGCTACTGCAAGAATTGGTTCGCATCCCGAGCGTTAATCCGATGGGACGCGACGTTGCGGGAGAAATCTATTTCGAGGCGCGCCTGACCTCGTTTCTGCAGCAGTACGTCGCCGACTGGGGCTTTTTCTGTGAGCGGCAACACGTTTCTCCTCAGCGCGAAAACCTGCTGATCGCGACCGTCGACCTGGCGAAGTTGCCCCCGGACCGCCCGATTTTGATGCTCGAAGCGCACCAAGACACCGTTCCGGTCGACGGCATGTCGATCGATCCCTTCGCTGGCGAGATCAAAAACGGCCGCATCTACGGCCGCGGCTCGTGCGATATCAAAGGGGGGATGGCGGCGATGCTCATGGCGATCTCCAAATTTCGCGACTTACCGGCTGAGAAACGCCCTGCCGTCGTTTTGGCGCTCGCAGTGAACGAAGAGCATGGATTCTCCGGCGCCAAGCGGATCACTCGCTGCTGGAGCGAAGGGGAATCGAAACTGCTCACGCGACCGCCGGCGGCGGTGCTGGTTTCGGAGCCGACGCTGCTCGACGTCGTCGTCTCGCACAAAGGAGTCGCTCGCTGGAAGTGCCACGCCCAAGGAGTCGCCGCCCATAGCAGCAATCCGAAAATCGGCGCCAACGCGATCTACCGAATGTCGCGGATCGTGACGGCGCTCGAAAAGCACGCCGAGAACTTACCAGGCACGGTCGCGCCGCTGATCGGCGGTCCTACGCTCAGCGTCGGCATCATCAGCGGCGGGGTGAGCGTGAACACGGTCCCGGACCACTGCGTAATCGAGATTGATCGTCGCTTGGCGCCCGGCGACAATCCGCTCGAAGCGCAACAAGCGGCGATCGACTTCGTCGCGAAAGAGCTTGGCAATCCCGATTGGATCCAACATAATCCGCCGTTCATCATCTCGCCGGGCCTGGCGCCTTCGCATAATCAAGAGCTGGCCTCTTCCTTGCTTGAAACGCTCGCCAAGTGCGGCGTCAGCGCTAAGACGATCGGCGTGCCGTATGGAACCGATGGGGCGATCCTCAGCCAAGGAGACGTGCCGACTGTCGTATGCGGGCCGGGAGACATCGCCCAAGCTCATACGCATGACGAATGGCTGGCGATCGATCAACTCGAGAAGAGCGTGGAAGTCTACGAAGCGTACTGCCGGAAGTTTTAA
- a CDS encoding NAD(P)H-hydrate dehydratase — protein MERTHRKEEGGVALPRLQQRKTNSHKGDYGRVLAVGGSPGMSGSISLTGVASLRCGAGLTTIASPKSVQPLVAQVEPSCMTLALPEDRHGLLPMHSRDAITKAAKNSDVVAIGPGLGRSHGLDLLIQDLYCDLSTPMVVDADALNALGSRENPLAGPGGPRVLTPHPGEFRRLAHDRELPKGRWTDVAADMAKRNGVVLVLKGHRTTVTDGERVYSNETGNPGMATAGAGDVLTGVIAALLGQGIPAFEAAQLGVYLHGLAGDLAAKAIGSDGLIASDLLDYLESAFQQHRRRR, from the coding sequence ATGGAACGGACTCACCGCAAAGAAGAAGGCGGCGTCGCTTTGCCGCGCTTGCAACAGCGCAAAACGAACAGCCACAAGGGAGATTACGGTCGTGTTCTGGCGGTCGGCGGATCGCCCGGCATGTCAGGCTCGATCTCACTGACCGGCGTCGCTTCGCTCCGCTGCGGCGCTGGACTGACGACGATTGCGTCTCCAAAGAGCGTCCAACCGCTCGTCGCGCAGGTCGAACCTTCCTGCATGACGCTGGCCCTGCCGGAAGATCGCCATGGCTTGTTGCCGATGCATTCTCGCGACGCAATCACCAAAGCGGCGAAAAATTCTGACGTCGTCGCGATTGGTCCTGGACTGGGGCGATCGCATGGTTTGGATCTCTTGATCCAAGATCTCTATTGCGATCTTTCGACGCCGATGGTGGTCGACGCCGATGCGCTGAACGCGCTCGGATCGCGCGAAAATCCGCTCGCCGGACCGGGCGGACCGCGCGTGTTGACGCCGCATCCCGGCGAGTTCCGTCGTTTGGCGCATGATCGCGAATTGCCGAAGGGACGCTGGACCGACGTCGCCGCCGATATGGCCAAACGAAACGGCGTCGTTTTGGTGTTAAAGGGGCATCGTACCACGGTGACCGATGGAGAACGCGTTTACTCCAACGAAACCGGCAATCCCGGCATGGCGACTGCCGGCGCAGGTGACGTGCTGACCGGCGTCATTGCAGCGCTTTTAGGGCAAGGGATTCCCGCATTCGAAGCCGCGCAACTCGGCGTTTACCTACATGGTTTGGCAGGCGATCTCGCCGCCAAAGCGATTGGTAGCGATGGGCTGATTGCATCGGATTTGCTGGACTATTTAGAGTCGGCATTTCAGCAACATCGCCGTCGTCGCTAG
- the larB gene encoding nickel pincer cofactor biosynthesis protein LarB, which translates to MNRSEMEKLAKSLRAGRVSLPEFIDQVAQLATPEPAVKTAKLAGASLDLDRSARCGFPEVVYGEGKTAETIIEIFQRQRAAGQSCLATRVDAEKGAVVAAEFADAHYNPVGRTVRLGHAKEKSKGKVGLITAGSSDLPVAEEARETLLWMNVDVTTIHDVGVAGPHRLPERIGEFADCDAVIVVAGMEGALPSVVGGYLACPVIATPTSVGYGASFGGVAALLGMLNSCASNVTVVNIDAGFRAAYNAGIIATRRRR; encoded by the coding sequence ATGAACCGCAGCGAAATGGAAAAACTGGCGAAATCGCTCCGTGCTGGACGCGTTTCGCTTCCCGAATTTATCGACCAAGTCGCCCAATTGGCGACGCCGGAGCCGGCTGTCAAAACGGCGAAGTTGGCCGGCGCTTCGCTTGACCTCGACCGCTCTGCGCGATGCGGATTTCCGGAGGTCGTCTACGGCGAAGGCAAAACGGCCGAAACGATCATCGAGATCTTTCAGCGTCAACGAGCCGCTGGGCAATCGTGCTTGGCGACGCGCGTTGACGCGGAGAAGGGAGCGGTCGTCGCTGCGGAGTTTGCGGACGCTCATTACAACCCGGTCGGGCGAACCGTACGGCTTGGACATGCGAAGGAAAAGTCGAAGGGGAAAGTCGGTCTGATCACGGCCGGCTCCAGCGATTTGCCGGTTGCGGAAGAGGCGCGCGAAACGTTGTTGTGGATGAACGTCGATGTGACGACGATCCATGACGTCGGCGTGGCGGGCCCGCATCGTCTACCGGAACGGATCGGTGAATTCGCCGATTGCGACGCCGTCATCGTGGTCGCCGGCATGGAAGGTGCGCTTCCGAGCGTAGTCGGCGGCTATCTCGCTTGTCCCGTGATTGCGACTCCCACCAGCGTCGGCTACGGCGCTAGTTTCGGCGGAGTCGCGGCTCTTCTCGGGATGCTGAACAGTTGCGCCTCGAACGTCACGGTAGTAAACATCGACGCCGGATTTCGAGCCGCCTACAACGCAGGAATCATCGCGACGCGTCGGCGTCGTTAA
- a CDS encoding bifunctional riboflavin kinase/FAD synthetase, which translates to MRLLHDLEHVPPEILGGALAIGNFDGVHLGHARIVEAIRRQARAVHGPTIVFTFDPHPVRLLRPEQTPPPLTWTRRKAQLLAQLGVDAMIAYPTDMALLELSAEDFFQQIVVDKLQAKAMVEGPNFYFGRDRRGDTKLLGELCEQHSLTLEIVHPLQLPSDAEIISSSRVRQSIAGGDVETARRMLTEPYRLRGMVTHGAGRGNTLGFATANLEAIDTIVPAHGVYAGYVVRQELTHAAAIHIGPNPTFGEGHPKVEAHLIDFAGSLYGEPLELAFLARLRDVRAFSDPQQLTSQIHQDVEAVKLAYSDWLTTRVAGETR; encoded by the coding sequence GTGCGACTGTTGCACGATTTAGAGCACGTTCCCCCAGAGATTCTCGGGGGCGCGCTCGCCATCGGAAACTTTGACGGCGTCCATCTCGGACATGCCCGGATCGTGGAAGCGATCCGTCGGCAAGCGCGCGCCGTGCATGGTCCGACCATCGTCTTCACGTTCGACCCGCACCCGGTCCGGTTGCTCCGTCCCGAGCAAACTCCGCCGCCGCTGACCTGGACGCGCCGCAAAGCGCAGCTTCTGGCGCAACTGGGGGTCGATGCGATGATCGCCTATCCGACCGACATGGCTCTTTTGGAGCTCTCGGCCGAAGATTTCTTTCAGCAGATCGTCGTCGACAAGCTGCAAGCCAAAGCGATGGTCGAAGGGCCGAACTTTTATTTCGGTCGAGACCGCCGCGGCGATACAAAATTGCTGGGAGAGCTTTGCGAGCAGCACTCGCTGACGCTCGAAATCGTGCACCCGCTCCAGCTCCCCAGCGACGCCGAAATCATTTCGAGCAGTCGCGTCCGCCAGTCGATTGCCGGCGGCGATGTCGAAACCGCGCGTCGCATGCTGACCGAACCGTATCGCCTGCGCGGCATGGTGACGCATGGCGCCGGCCGCGGCAACACGCTCGGTTTCGCCACGGCGAACCTGGAAGCGATCGACACCATCGTTCCCGCACATGGCGTCTACGCCGGCTATGTCGTTCGCCAGGAACTGACGCACGCCGCCGCGATCCATATCGGCCCCAATCCAACTTTTGGCGAAGGACACCCCAAGGTCGAAGCTCATCTGATAGATTTTGCTGGTTCGCTGTATGGCGAACCGTTGGAGTTGGCCTTTCTGGCGCGGCTGCGGGACGTGCGCGCCTTTAGCGATCCGCAGCAGTTGACCAGCCAGATTCATCAAGACGTCGAAGCGGTAAAACTCGCTTACAGCGATTGGCTGACGACGCGCGTCGCCGGAGAAACGAGATAA